DNA sequence from the Manduca sexta isolate Smith_Timp_Sample1 chromosome 25, JHU_Msex_v1.0, whole genome shotgun sequence genome:
CATCAGGGGCATCACGACGAAGGTTGATTCTGATGTGGCGACATATGTGCCCGATGGCTTCCATGGGCGGCACCACCAACGCGGCCATACACGACCGCACCATCGTGCGAACAGACGCGAAGTAGATCTTGACGCAGCGCAGGCACGGCGCTGTACACCAGATTTGCTGTGGAGTAAAGTTAATTTAGGATAGATGTAAGTAGTTGGAGCCGATGTAAAGCTGACACAATGCAAATTGAACACAGCACATTTTATGTGAAcaatatactaaaaaaacacCATTTCAGTCTTAATCCTTATTTTAGCTTAAAGATAGCTATCTCTAAAGCAACAACACTTCTACTAAGACAGTTATCACTATTTGCGATTTTTCAGGTATAGAAAAGCAATTAGGTATTCGCTAAACTTAAGCCATTACAGCATAGGAATACAAATGCGCAAATGTAATTTCTAACTAGGTTAAATAAACGCTATTTGAAGTCTAGGATAgcttgacaaaaaaaatataatggcaACTTTCAGATTCATAACGTCCTTTTCATTTATTGCAGCATCTACATCCCTGAAACGATAAtcgtaaaaacaaattaaagtttACCTCAAAGGCGAGGCAGGCGAACCCGCAGCCGAGGCAGAGCGCGCAGGGCGGCGCGAGCAACACGGCGAGTGCGGTGTAGCAGATATCACGCGCATTTCGGAAGCATGCTCGGCTCAGCCGCCACGCGCATTCAGGACTGCGAGCGCCCTCCGGCTCGCCCACTATGTCGTCCCATACTATCTGCGAGCAACGTCGAGGcaattttaatacttatcaCAGTAAATATAGGTACCAGTTCGGTGGCTATATGCTAAGTTATGACTTCTGGACCTACTCTAaatactagtatttttttttgttgtatgcaTTGAGCTATAGCACCAATATTTTGCGAATATTCGCTTTGCAAattttgtatagatatttataaaactgttattgTAGATAAGTTTACtgacattatattttactattatgtaccagtaataaaatcaaaatagtagaacttaataaatatttaaaaatagttacgTCTTTTCTTAAGACCCAAAGCAATCAAAGAAAAGAACAAACATGAAATCAATTTCAATGAAAGCTCGAACGCCGATTGTTCGTAAccctttaaaataacaaattggaCATTGATATAATTTACTGCGATTGGATGGAACACGTGTTTGACATGATTACTATTGGCAATGGGGCTTTCAGTGCTAATGTGTCAATGTCACGCCATATTCTGACATATTTCGTATTGTGACAACGCTTCCACCCTGATTGAATTGTTTTTGAAGGGTATTTGTGTTTAAAACCaacaatagatattataatctGGTAAAAATGTTGACCCATTTActgtttagtatattttataaagagaaGCTTCAGCAAATAAGGCTTCGGTacttcataaaacatttttgttatgaatgggAATGACTTGTAGGTTTAAAAGGAGTTCACTAATAGGGTTGTTGTttcaacatgtttaaaaatttaaataaagctaataattaggtaatgcttaataattttaacacaagtcgacaaattttttttttttgtgtttctgttctaatgcttgaattctgattccaaacatcgaaaaacactcggatatccatttttaacccttaaagtttgcttttgtctgatttatgttgataagtacgTTTCAAAGATTTTAAATGATTCTTATGAGGAATAggcatatcattttaattgcaaattgtgaattatgtctgaacggcagtagtggagtgtttactagtctattactatttaaaaaaaagtatatttgaattgtaacaaccgacttttatgtggtacttggttagaaaatggcaccaagaaagtgtaaacagaatgttgattaattctgttttatttgcggtgaatttattaaagtaagaagtaagaaatTTGCTTCGGCaacgattttgaagcattgcgaagcctatgacgcttattataatcttaaaatacggaatcaagataagaaatgggtgcctcacggtgctgttaatttcaaattggaaaatataatgtgaaagtgaaaccaatagtagagcctaaataaatattgatgctaccgttacatatcaagttagggctaatgaagcaatttctgtaagctctagatcataattctgaagctattgaatatttaaagagattatttcccaaattatctgaagctaaagttaaaactggtattttcgttggaccacaaataaaataaatagtgagcagcgatgatttcacaaaattccttattgctcacgaaaaataatcctggaagcgtctgaaagcagtagtcaattgttttttggaaatcacagagtcgacaattatgaaaagttcattgaaactatgcttgaaagttttaaattgatgggatgcagaatgtcccataaactccatatgctacatgctcacctggacaaatttaaagataatatgggtgcctattcagaggagcagggagaacgtttttaccaagatgtAATGGACTTTGAACGATATTACCAAGAGCAGTACAACAAGAGTATAATGGGAGATTACATTTGGGGATTAATACGCACACGAACataaaatatccattaaaaaaaaaatttttgaacgtgattttttgttattttctatttgtttgctattattagtcataattcttgtataaaaaagactttgatgttcaataaaaactttttttatcgtatttttaaataaaattacagaggaagtataaaaatttgtatgtatttttgaaacttagtaaaattgctctagtttctacaaaagcaaactttgatcggaacagttatttttttatttatttgtaacataggagaaaccaaaatttcacattcaggagccagactcaaaaatcgtgttgaccggtgtAATACAAGAAAAGTTTGTTTCGTTATGTTTAGTCAATACCGCATTTAGGTAGGTTTACTATCACAACTGAAAAAAGATTGCTCCATGGGGAGTTAAAAGAGACAACAGTATGTAGAAATTAAACATCCTAATGGAGAAGATATCAGTAATCATAAATAGACAATCgatatcaattaatatttatgaactcTTAATGCACAGTGAAAAAATACATAGCacacaataatattacaattaacacAACTACTGTTTTACTACACGCCATTCCACTCATTCCGCGAAACaatttaaacttgttttatgCAAATGAGAAACAGTAGCTActaggtaatataaaaataaaaagcccgCTAAGATTTAGGAGTGGTGAGTCGGAGCTCTGCCCTGCGCCCAGGAACTTGGTCACGCGATACGTCATTTGTTACTTTGGCATTATTATTAACACAACACTGATTCTTTCAAGCCAGGGTCAGGACAATGGAAGGTGgtttgtcatttttaattattttaaatatattttctgttgtTATAACATGATTTTTGAAATAGTAGTCAGGTGTTCCTGTATAAGGATTTTGTTGACTGTATTGTTTCAGTATTAGTATACGGATAATGTGATTGTGTGATTCTACGTAGAGGTACTAAGCTCAAAAGAAAACAACTACCAAAAACGCAATTGCTTATCAAAACACATTACTTTATAGTTACTTTATGATTTCCACAAAACTTTTAAATagtatagtttaatatattgttatttaactaaaatttaatttgtaggCCTATAAGACCTATTATCGCTGAACAtaaggaggcctatgttcactaaactttatatggctgatgatgatgataatgttgTTTAAATTCTAGAAACATAACTCTTGAACGATCTACACTGCTCTTTCCACCAGGGTTGCAGCCTTGAAGATACATGACTAATGACCATACCAGTGTTAATCAATTCAGCTTTAAGAGGAATGTCGGTAGACTTTTTAACCGCAAGAGAACATAACCAgcgtttaaatgtaaatatgtttcCGGAGTGAAACACGACGCCAAGGGTTGTATTTGCATGTCGTCGTAATACtagtttgaatttaattaattacggCGTGATATGAATTGTATGGCGATATTTAAGATTCTATAAAGGGAATAATGAACTTTGAAGGGCAAGTGATTTTATATGGCACGTTTAGTACGTTGAATTATATCATGGAATTATCGTAAAGCCTACTTGATCTCCAGTTTTCACTTATCAGTCGCATAATAACTTAGTTATATTAtgcgaatataaatatttgtcttcTATCACTCTGGTATAAGACAAATATTGTTTCTAAAGCctttctttatcttttattgtttaaaaaataaaaatgtataaaataattgagtCTCTTGACAATCGAAGCCACAAAGACAACTTCACTGACATCCTATATCATAATACAATTACTGTTACAGTATATAATTACTAACCTGGATATGTTGATTCAGATTATTGGGATCTCTATCCTCCAACGCCTCTCGAACGTTTCCCTCCGGTTTGGCCGACATCATCACTCGGCTCGGCGGCGAGATCCTCTCCGGCTGAATTCTCTGCACCGGCGTAGGCACCAGCACCGGCGGTGCGCTCGCCGGTTCCGGAATGTCCGCCAGCAGTTTGGCTTTGTGCGCGCACGCGATACACTGCCGAGATGAGATCCGGCAAATCCGAGGGACGGCAGCGCCGCCAGAGCCGAGGGGGACGTCTTCAAATGCCACGGTCGATGAAATTAATTGAACTCTTAGGAATGGTGGCTGTTTCAGGGTATATATTGATCTCTTTCAGATTTTAAAGCCACTAAATAAGTGTTTTAAAGAAGAGTCTGAAGATGccttttcattaaaaatggtaattttaagtGATCACTATTATGTTTGAGTGTAATGGATTAAATCAATAAGAGTTTGTACTTTCTgcgttaaataattaatacatacaatGACGAATGTCTAGTCTAATAATAGATTTAGTAAATGTGTTTAAGGCACAATGGTTCATATAAACATGTGTACACCGCGCTATGGGCTCTCAGACTGAAGTTCTGAGTGCTTTACACCTAGGGCGATGCGCATGTCACGCTACAGGTTACCGTTGTGAAATGGTTACAATTGAATTCGGTACGTTTGTTTGACCCTTCTTCGCTACTTTGAGTGGACAGTAACCATCTAAAACATCGTATttaaacattcatttttattattcttacttTGTCAGGTAGCGCAAAGCACGCGAACCTTCTTAAAGCGTTCTCTCGAGCAAGGCTTTAAGGATTTGTCCCGTATATTTACCGGCGGGAAATGGcgatttataaataactgttttaaaaatgaattttggatctttataaaattttaatggaccaaaatgttctttattacattgtctatttaatgataattgcaAATTGATATGTATACTTTAGAAAGAGACGTAtagaatcaacaattttaatggcatttgcataatgaaattaatgaaaaaacatctgtattataaaaatgaaacaaccaaagtaaaaataacatattgtagaaatattatgttttattttttctatatgcaGACACCACCTTAATTATGGCAGCCTATCTGAAAGCGACCTTCAATGGTCAACTTTATATTTTGGACTTCATTATATACCATCAGTGCAATAGAGCAGTTAACAACCCCAAATTAAGAAAACAATGATCAGAACAccttaattataaaactaacttACATTTGACAGAGAGCGCGAGTTCTCAATTGTTGAAGATCTAATGGTTTCAAACTTTTACATCAGTCCTTAGGCAAGAGTATTCCTCTATAAAGCCGTAACACCACTGCCGTATTTCAGCCCGTTGACCGGTGCCGACGTCATGTTAACTAACATTATAGTTTGTTTTCTGAGTGTAAATCAACTTGATTATTCAATGTACGCGTGGATTGCTTTCGGTCACGTCATacttagttttaatatatttgtggaaatattttcaagtattatgggaaatatgtttataatgattaaatTTGTTGTTAAATTGGGAATGGTCAGATTAATTTGGTATTAGGTTCTGCCTTTAACAATATCATCGGTGGGTGCCCTAATTGCGCTCTGTCTTACCTTTTATGAATAAAAGCGTAAACTTAATAATCGTATTCGACGGTTGACAGgaaaaagcaaatttttttgcaatactaagtttcatatatttataatcagctttttttctatgtttttttaaccccgttaaattttttcgaaagaAAATTTCGCCtaaatcaattagcctttcaaactgtcgatattatattctttgttcTGTCGTATCTCTTATTTTACTTGATGTGTCCCTCAACACCACATACAATATTTATGCTAATGGGCCAAAGCAATTTCCGTGAAGCCTTCGATAATGTCAGCTTGTCATTTTAAACCCCATGACATTTTAAATCGTTTGTACCTACTCGAAGAAGcttagcattttatttatgtttgtatgaatAACCATACACAAAGGATATctacataaatgtttattgtatcTATTGTATGGTGgtaggtaataattttaaattaggaatttcgaaggattaaatttgaattttccaTTTCTGAGCATGAATTGATTAGTGGAAGCTATTCAACGAAATTAAGATTtgattttgaaaacaataattgGAAATGAAACACTAGAATAtgtcatataaaaatgtttatttatattaattacttatatacatGCACCATACAAGTTTTATGTACAAAACTACATTTCATATACTTTGTtcttataaaaacttataatacaTCTAAGGTTAAGTGAGTAAGTATATCGATACATTcaaatataactatataaaaaatagacattacgtaTAGAAAAGTAGATACAAAAgctttggatttttttaaaaataccgtAAATAAAGacgatacattttaaaacattgctATTTAGGTTgttgcaacaaatttttattcgAAAGCTAAAAAACAACGGCGAAACAAGCAATATTCAAATTGTACTGGCTgttcgaaaaaatataatttatttttatttttctgttcatAATTCGAACTCTTTTAGTTTCTATCTGAATAATTACGCACGTGATTTAATTTAGGTTCTTTGTGTAAAccaaaaaaaggttttaatgcAGAAAAGACGCaagtaaaaaaacttatttatcttATCAATATATTCGATTTCTGACCAAAATATACAGGTGTGGTAAATCGACGTGGTTTGTTTGTTCCTGTGGGCGCGGTAAGTTAACCCAGTTCTGCCCCTACCCTGTATTATGATTGATCACCTGTAAAGGTTACCACTTTAATTGTATATCCCGCCATAAAAAAGTTCTCTTTATTAAGTGTGTGCGAAATAGCACCTGGATGTACAAAAATAGCAAACTTTTATCGTAAAACACGCATTAATTTATACCTTTCGGTTTGTTTGGTCTCTCAGTAAATCATAAACatgcttattaataaaatattaacttgacAATAAGGTAATGGGTAATAAAGTGAGTTAACctcttcatttttttatttagattttattgaacTTTTAGCTCAGCACAATTCAATAACAttgatacattatttaaaagcaCCATTATAATAGAGCACCATTTTGGTTTTTCAGTATTATCTCTTCCTCAATATGTATCGTATTTTAAGGTTTCTGAAAACCTCTCATTATATTAGGTCACCATTGTATCTATCTTGTATATTAGTGATATAAAgataattcttattatgtctacATTAAAGCTTTATTTCGCTAACAATGGAAGACTTACTGATTAATGTTGTTTTAGAACAGTTTGCACTTTATCTGCTTTTATTCATCTAATAGtacttatttgttaaaataaaaataatagatatggAATGGTCCactattatagtaaaaaataaatgcaataagtGCAAACTAttcaaataactaaatataatagaCCTTAATCATAActgaataaatcattttatacaataatgaaACAATTAAAGCACTCGACGGAGTCTTTTTTTAATACCTTAAAAAGTATTTGGCTGCcagatgtttgttttgtttacatagcttattgaaataaaaaaaaaatcggttgtcaaataaatgtaaaatatttcttaaggaAAGAACGGGTACTTATGGTCTttgcttgtttatttaaaaattagactgatacttttttaaaatagttccaattttgaaatataaaataaagcaccatataatatgttttacagCTTACAGCGGCTTGCGTGAGCAGGTTCACTTTCGAACGGGGAAAGCCTTTCCCAATACATTAAGGGTAGTTTTTCAATACAACGCGAGCCATAACATTTGACCCGGACCACTGACCGCTAGCGTCGCGTGACCGCACCTTACAGCTATTCTCAAATCATTACCCGCCTAGAAagacttttatttttcttttctattgtAATTGTTGGCAACGAAATGGTAAAGGGCAAAGGGTTTTTTAGTTTGTGTAGACATTTTTTCGTAtaggtaaaatttatttataaaaataatttcaacacgAACCCAATAATTCTATGAAAGTACTGCTGGCTGAAGGCCGTTCTCTATAAGTGTATGTAATACACAGAATTAGTCAATAATTTGGTCTGTATTCATTTAAAAGCTGAATGTTACAGGGTAAATTAGATAGCAAAAGATTATATTAcgtaatttataacttaaataaaatattttcatatgtgaatgtacataatattttaatcttaaggCATTTTAATTATTGCAAAATGTATTGCGCAATACCCTGGCCTCCTCGCGAGCGAACACGAGGAAAACTTAcatcaaaatatacaatttaaaaatagggGTCATAATTcaatttctatacattttcaTTTAGATTAACTCATATTTTACTTAGAAAGGCCGGAAATGTTCGTATTGAAATCAGATACGAAGCACCTTATTATtacacaaaacatatttttataatcacttAAACGTGACACTGGTCAGtgaataataaacatttgaCCAAAGACAATGTCTTATGTCATTTTCACGATCATAAACAATAACGTGatagaagtaattttaaataaataagtatataatgtacaaaatgtaGATTGGTCAGCGGATGGCGACGGTAGGTCGCGTAGGTCCCGGCCTCAGGGTAGGNNNNNNNNNNNNNNNNNNNNNNNNNNNNNNNNNNNNNNNNNNNNNNNNNNNNNNNNNNNNNNNNNNNNNNNNNNNNNNNNNNNNNNNNNNNNNNNNNNNNNNNNNNNNNNNNNNNNNNNNNNNNNNNNNNNNNNNNNNNNNNNNNNNNNNNNNNNNNNNNNNNNNNNNNNNNNNNNNNNNNNNNNNNNNNNNNNNNNNNNNNNNNNNNNNNNNNNNNNNNNNNNNNNNNNNNNNNNNNNNNNNNNNNNNNNNNNNNNNNNNNNNNNNNNNNNNNNNNNNNNNNNNNNNNNNNNNNNNNNNNNNNNNNNNNNNNNNNNNNNNNNNNNNNNNNNNNNNNNNNNNNNNNNNNNNNNNNNNNNNNNNNNNNNNNNNNNNNNNNNNNNNNNNNNNNNNNNNNNNNNNNNNNNNNNNNNNNNNNNNNNNNNNNNNNNNNNNNNNNNNNNNNNNNNNNNNNNNNNNNNNNNNNNNNNNNNNNNNNNNNNNNNNNNNNNNNNNNNNNNtaatgtatatattttggcGCGACGGCAGCGCTGCGTTTCATTCATTTGTGAAGTTGCTGATGTGAAGTGTTGAATTGTGTtgtgtgtgttattttaataatttcgctTTTTCTGCTGACTGGATTACTTATAGAAGGTTCTATTGCAAGTGagtatcttttaattttattatagtatagatagtaaGTGAAAAACCTGTAAATTTCTAGTAGACTTGCCAAAAATTCGCATTTTATTTAGCGCTCATGATCGTGCATCACCAAAAAAGGTGTCAGTCGTTCGGAGGTTAACGGGagattttctttttgttacagGATTCAAAATGGGCAAAgactattacaaaatattaggtCTATCAAAAGGTGCGTCTGATGACGACATAAAAAAGGCATACAGAAAGTTGGCACTAAAATACCATCCGGATAAGAACAAGGCTCCCGGTGCCGAGGAGAGATTTAAGGAGGTCGCAGAGGCGTATGAAGTGCTCTCTGATAAGAAGAAAAGGAGATCTACGATGCGCATGGTGAGGAGGGCCTGAAGGGTGGAATGGGCAGCCACAACGGTCCAGGAGGCGGCCAGTCCTTCTCATACACATTCCATGGAGACCCGAGGGCGACATTCGCACAGTTCTTCGGCTCTGCGAGTCCGTTCCAAGCGTTCTTCGATCTGaacggcggcggtggcggcacGACGATGTTCTTCGACCGCGACATGGACGTAGATATGGATCCGTTCGCGAACATGGGCATGGGACAGGCGCGGCCAGGCGGCCCCGGCGGCGCATTCCGAAGCCACAGTTTCAACTTCCATGGCTCGCCAAGCAGGAAGGAGAAGACGCAAGACCCGCCCATCGAACACGATCTATACGTGTCGCTCGAAGACATCGCGCGCGGATGCGTTAAGAAAATGAAGATCTCTCGCCGCGTCATTCAACCCGACGGCACTTCGAAAAAGGAGGACAAAGTGCTGACGATACACGTGAAACCCGGCTGGAAGGCAGGCACGAAGATAACGTTCCAGAAGGAGGGCGACCAGGGCCGCAACAAGATCCCCGCGGACATCGTGTTCATCATCCGGGACAAGTCGCACCCCCTGTTCAAACGAGAAGGCAGCGACGTCAGATACACGGCAAAGATATCGCTCAAACAGGTAAGCCTCCATCACCTATTGTCACTCAAGTTAGTGAAAAGTAGTTGTAAAACATTGTGTAAACTAACCATAACAGGTTGAAACAATGGACCATTCTAGAACAAGAGCATGTTTCTGTTGATGACTGGTTTTGTTCATAATGGAACAAGTGTTTGCAATTTGcagataaatttattacattaaatgttGCAGTTGAGTGGTTGGTAATGTGGGACATTCCCAATCTGTTTGCATTCTTGCCACatgttgtataaataatattgataaggtTACTATGTGCCTAGATCGGTCAACAGTTGACACTAGGCTGTTAAATGGTGTGAGTCATATGTCGCTGACTCAAACTTTCCTTTGTTGCAGGCACTCTGCGGAACCATCATTGAAGTACCAACCATGTCTGGTGAGAAGTTAACAGTAAATCTGTAAGGTATAAGTGGTGAAGCCCCACACAGTGAAGCGATTCCCAGGGTATGGCCTGCCGTTCCCTAAGGAACCCACGAGGAAAGGGGACTTACTTGTTGCCTTCGACATCAAGTTCCCAGACCGTCTGTCATCAGGAGTCAAGGAAATACTTATGGACACATTACCCAACTAGAATTAATAGTGAATATCTCATTGGACCAgatttaagtatataatgatGATGGTTCTGACTGCCTCGGCTAGAAAAGCTAATGAACAGAAGTTGACCGAACAGTGCTGATAGGAACTTCAGCATGTTGTGCCTGTTTGACAAAGGAGTAAATGATTTAAAAGTTTGGACATGTCAGAACGCCAGTTTTATATGCTCAAACCTAGTGATGGGACATTTCTACCCGATCATGTAGGAACTTTACTCATGTTGCTGCCTAAGTATTAGCTGTGTTATTACAACCGAGTGAATGTTGGACTTATAATTTTGTGGTCTTCGTGCGTTCTAGTACGGTGGACTCGTGCGAGTGTTgtgtgattaatttaatttaattaagttgtacatattttttaccaCATGTAAATAATGGCTCGGCAGCAATTGTAAGTTTTAAGTTTTACGAAACTTGGAATTGACAATTGCGCGTGTGATGCCGACGAAATGGTGTTTCGATAATGCGTTTCGCAGGCGCATTGTTGGGATTGTTTCGCCGGTTTATGTAGGACGTAGTGACAGTGAAAGTGGCCGGCTTATCACTTATAATTGCTGTTAAATgactaataaacaaacatacaattaGCTATGTACGTGTTTTATTGTACCGCTCATCTTACATAATGTGGGAAGTCTGGTCGCGGGCAGGCGGCCCACGTGAAACTATTTTAGCGAGTGCGGCGTGCAGTGGCGAGTGGCGACCGCCGCGCACGTGCCTGGAACCGCCCTGGAATGGATACTGACCGCCGCTCACACGTGACCTGACATAACTCACTACCAACATGCCAATGCGCTGATCTTTGTTTCATCTACATGTATATTTGAACATACCTCAGCCACCTTGGCCTCGTGTCATGGTGATTTGTGGATTTTAGTTCTATTTTTAGTGGACTCGTGTAAACAAACCTATTAATTCCTGGCTTACATTAATATCTTCAGTAAACGTAGCACAAATCCCAAGCGTGATTGGTTTGAGTCTTGAAACAATGTAAATGTAGGGTAGGTacacattttgctacacatactTAATTTTCGAACATAGTAAAATTATACGACTTTTACATGTAATTAGGTTTAATTAATACATCAGTTTACGCTATATTCATTGCTTTACCTTTCTTACAATAATTTCCAGTGACGTCACTCGCCTAAGGAGAATAGGCGTGGTCCGAACACATTCGAGTAATTAATGACTGTCATGAAATTATTGTGGAAAACGAAGGAACTTGTATTTACGCGTTACAAGAGCATTGTGTTAACAGCTGTGCGGAGACGAAACGGCAATCTGTTGACATGGCCACCACGACGAACCTTGATGGCAGCTAGTGGTGCGCAGAGCCATACAAACAGCGATAATATTTCTGAGatttaatactttgtaatattaaaacaaataggaATTGATTTTCCTGTAAATCCCCCACTTAGCGCTACCGTATTGTGGTTTTATTATACCTTTGCAtggttacttaatattttcgtaTTCAGATATTGCTGAGACCTCGAAATAATCCGCTATTCGTGACTTAAATATTTACGTGTTAGGCGCTAACGGTAAACGTTTTGGGCAAATGTAagcataacatacatacatttatagtgataaatttaatgtttgtcGCGCTCGGCATCCAAACAATGCGCCAAACGATCTTCATTGAAAGCAGTGCATGGATCTGAAGACaggtattgattttaaattagcaATGAATACAACAatactatgaaataaaacaattccgtTGAATAAGAATACAATGTATTACGTCGTACGTCTGTGAACAGTAAACATTAGACACCAAAAATTTGTCTGGTTACTGACAGGAAGTAATGGtctattaattctattttttgttatataagtaACTTGTAAccaataatttatgaaatatttagacGATGTCTAAacgaatgtatttatattaagtatacatattatttattaaacgtaCAGAAATAAACATCGCTTTTTAAGTAAATACAACAATTAAATCATACTTTGCGTCACATTCATGATTTGTTTATGGCACATGTTTTAGCTAATTTATGCCGAAAATTTAAATGCTGATTTTGATTATAACATTTTCTCATTATAAATCCACTTCATCTCGACATTACCGATCGCTGGTGTAAAGGCCACAGTCGTGTGGAGGCCGCGCCACATCTGACGTCACTGGGCAAAAATACACGCCGCCCGCCCCCACACTCTGGAGAAATGCAGCATTTCACGATAATGTTCGTAAATTTTTCGGTTTCGattatatattagtgtaaagTTTTAATCTAAACAGAGTTCATTCAGTTTTGAATACTCAGAAGCCGTGGTAATTAGAagattgtgtttgtttatgtcTGGTTGCTATGTTAGAGataaagatattaatataaccATTTCTAATATCAATATGTGCCTATATTGAAGATATAACATCTGGCTTACGACCTATAAATGAATTAGTACACGG
Encoded proteins:
- the LOC115440794 gene encoding caveolin-3 — protein: MMSAKPEGNVREALEDRDPNNLNQHIQVIWDDIVGEPEGARSPECAWRLSRACFRNARDICYTALAVLLAPPCALCLGCGFACLAFEQIWCTAPCLRCVKIYFASVRTMVRSCMAALVVPPMEAIGHICRHIRINLRRDAPDEPDLLVV